In the Pseudochaenichthys georgianus chromosome 1, fPseGeo1.2, whole genome shotgun sequence genome, one interval contains:
- the LOC117450644 gene encoding ras-related protein ORAB-1-like → MNPEYDYVFKLVLIGDCGVGKSCLLLRFEDDTYTESYKCTIGVDFKIRTIELDGKTIKLQIWDTAGQERFRTVTSSYYRGAHGIIVVYDVTDQESFNNVKQWLQEIDLNASENVNKLLVGNKCDLTTKVVDYTTAKEFAENMGIPFLETSAKSTTNVDQAFMTMAAEIKKRMGPGATAGSSEKSNVKIQSKPVNTSSGGCC, encoded by the exons ATGAATCCCGAATA TGACTATGTATTCAAGCTGGTCCTGATCGGGGATTGTGGTGTCGGAAAGTCTTGCCTCCTCCTCCGGTTTGAA GATGATACGTACACAGAGAGCTACAAATGTACCATCGGTGTGGACTTCAAGATCAGGACCATCGAGCTGGACGGAAAGACCATAAAACTTCAGATT TGGGACACGGCTGGTCAGGAACGTTTCCGCACAGTCACGTCCAGTTACTACAGAGGAGCGCACGGCATTATAGTAGTTTATGATGTGACGGACCAG GAGTCCTTCAATAATGTCAAACAGTGGCTACAGGAAATCGATCTTAACGCCAGCGAGAACGTCAACAAGCTGCTCGTAGGCAACAAGTGTGACCTCACGACGAAAGTCGTGGATTACACCACAGCTAAG GAATTTGCCGAAAACATGGGCATCCCCTTCTTGGAGACCAGTGCCAAGAGCACCACCAACGTGGATCAAGCCTTCATGACCATGGCGGCGGAGATCAAGAAGAGGATGGGCCCCGGGGCCACGGCCGGGTCCTCGGAGAAGTCCAACGTGAAGATCCAGAGCAAGCCGGTCAATACCTCGTCCGGAGGCTGCTGCTGA
- the nup133 gene encoding nuclear pore complex protein Nup133, which produces MFTPRAAPSSGRRQQGRSSGRKSGTSLLFSPRRASLSGRGTPTRAQSHAAADLFNYDVQTFGSSLPVKVMEALTMAEEIDQISVKVDESGWAWMICGEKLIIWKICQTAVAKKVLQ; this is translated from the exons ATGTTTACCCCCCGCGCCGCACCGAGCTCAGGCCGCCGGCAGCAGGGCAGAAGCTCCGGGAGGAAGAGCGGGACCAGCCTGCTGTTCTCCCCGAGGAGAGCGAGTCTATCCGGGAG GGGAACACCCACCAGAGCGCAGAGCCATGCCGCTGCAGATTTATTTAACTACGATGTGCAAACCTTCGGCTCCTCGCTGCCCGTCAAAGTGATGGAGGCCCTGACCATGGCTGAGG AGATTGACCAGATCTCAGTGAAGGTGGATGAGAGCGGCTGGGCCTGGATGATCTGTGGAGAGAAGCTGATCATCTGGAAGATCTGCCAGACGGCGGTGGCAAAG AAAGTTCTGcaataa
- the taf5l gene encoding LOW QUALITY PROTEIN: TAF5-like RNA polymerase II p300/CBP-associated factor-associated factor 65 kDa subunit 5L (The sequence of the model RefSeq protein was modified relative to this genomic sequence to represent the inferred CDS: inserted 1 base in 1 codon), translated as MKRVRTEQIQCAVTQYLKRRQYVETDGSLKGAKLFQSAEEMAASLSVQTESGCANIVSAAPCKSEPQQYEAQFSRLRSFLSETEISWAKEVSGLLYPLFVYLHLDLVHCGLKGAVDGFYSRFHTLFLQDSEQRATIEQLRHVLTSQDVAANPKLSAFLEHKYVVHLTEPAYSYLLRYLQSEDNSAICRALNTHLQVEVTASVRTDYQLYGAASGATAAPNPSSSWAGVDGVEGGDGVEVPAGIPQSEVALEALQDCIKKVCEGPPTLTTVCFYAFHNTEHMLNTAEVSADSRLLSAGFDSSTVKLWSLRARKLKAKPHQVDVSHIHLACDVLEEEEEEEDGSGSEVKTLRGHSGPVFRTAFLTDSSGLLSCSEDTTVRYWDLGSFTNTALYRGHAYPVWDVDLSPCSLYFASGSQDRTARLWTFSRTYPLRIYAGHLADVDCVKFHPNSSYLATGSTDXTVRLWSTQQGASVRLFTGHRGPVLSLAFSPNGKYLASAGEDQRVKLWDLASGSLFKDLRGHTDSVTSLSFSPDSSLVASSSIDNSVRVWDIRNSHGVAPADGSSNEMVGLYTGNTSNVLNVQFMACNLLLVSGTAQEKTEQ; from the exons ATGAAGCGGGTTCGCACTGAGCAGATCCAGTGTGCCGTAACTCAGTACCTGAAGCGGCGGCAGTATGTGGAAACTGACGGGTCTCTGAAAGGAGCCAAGCTCTTCCAGTCAGCGGAGGAGATGGCTGCCAGCCTCTCAG TGCAGACGGAGTCGGGTTGTGCCAACATCGTCTCTGCGGCGCCGTGCAAGTCCGAGCCGCAGCAGTACGAGGCTCAGTTCTCCAGGCTGCGCTCCTTCCTCTCAG AAACAGAAATATCCTGGGCGAAGGAGGTGAGCGGCCTCCTCTACCCGCTGTTCGTCTACCTCCACCTGGACTTGGTGCACTGCGGCCTGAAGGGGGCAGTGGATGGTTTTTACAGCCGTTTCCACACCCTCTTCCTGCAGGACAGCGAGCAGCGCGCCACCATCGAGCAGCTCCGTCATGTTCTCACCTCTCAGGACGTCGCAGCCAACCCCAAACTGAGCGCTTTCCTGGAGCACAAGTACGTGGTGCACCTGACGGAGCCGGCGTACAGCTACCTGCTGCGATACCTGCAGAGTGAGGACAACAGCGCCATCTGCAGggcgctgaacacacacctgcagGTGGAG GTCACCGCGTCCGTGCGCACAGACTACCAGCTTTATGGAGCTGCCAGTGGCGCGACTGCTGCCCCAaacccctcctcctcctgggCAGGAGTAGACGGAGTGGAGGGTGGGGACGGGGTGGAGGTTCCTGCAGGGATCCCTCAGAGCGAAGTGGCCCTCGAGGCTCTTCAGGACTGCATCAAGAAAGTCTGTGAGGGCCCGCCCACGCTCACCACCGTGTGTTTCTACGCCTTCCACAACACGGAGCACATGCTGAACACGGCGGAGGTTTCCGCCGACAGCCGGCTGCTCTCCGCCGGATTCGACAGCTCCACCGTGAAGCTGTGGAGCTTGAGAGCCAGGAAGCTGAAAGCCAAACCGCATCAGGTCGACGTGTCGCACATTCACCTGGCCTGTGACGTactggaggaggag gaggaggaggaggacggctCCGGCAGCGAGGTCAAGACGCTGCGAGGTCACAGCGGCCCGGTGTTTCGCACGGCCTTCCTGACGGACAGCTCCGGCCTGCTCTCCTGCTCCGAGGACACCACGGTGCGCTACTGGGACCTGGGCAGCTTCACCAACACGGCGCTGTACCGCGGACACGCCTACCCCGTGTGGGACGTGGACCTCAGCCCCTGCAGCCTTTACTTCGCCAGCGGGTCCCAAGACCGCACCGCACGCCTCTGGACGTTCTCCCGCACGTATCCGCTGCGGATCTACGCCGGGCACCTGGCGGACGTCGACTGCGTCAAATTCCACCCGAACTCAAGCTACCTGGCCACCGGATCCACGG AAACGGTGCGCCTGTGGAGCACCCAGCAGGGGGCGTCTGTCCGCCTGTTCACCGGACACAGAGGCCCCGTGCTGTCTCTCGCCTTCTCCCCCAACGGGAAGTACTTGGCGTCCGCCGGAGAGGACCAGAGGGTGAAGCTGTGGGACTTAGCTTCAGGGTCGTTGTTTAAAGACCTGAGGGGACACACGGACAGCGTCACCAGCCTGTCCTTCAGCCCCGACAGCAGCCTGGTGGCCTCGTCCTCTATAGACAACTCGGTGCGGGTGTGGGACATCAGAAACTCTCACGGCGTGGCGCCAGCCGACGGGTCGTCTAATGAAATGGTGGGACTTTACACGGGGAACACCAGCAACGTGCTGAACGTCCAGTTTATGGCCTGCAACCTGCTGCTGGTGAGCGGAACCGCTCAGGAGAAAACAGAACAGTAG